A part of Myxococcus landrumus genomic DNA contains:
- a CDS encoding SDR family oxidoreductase: MSPSSRLGSLSHSHVLERIRHCAATVTRYPLDILTPEAQLEDELGIDSVKLAEIAAVVAREFGLAVEKLPRGAKARTLSLIAEQVVAQLADTAPAPVPAVVAVAASIPVPVAAPMAPPVAGLPSDLEAQVRAVFARVTRYPEELLTPEADLEDELGIDSVKLAEVLAVLAKELRLELGPRPSRRLRTLSAVSEEIRSRQGSPSVAPVATQVAPPPPVVVRPALPFEGKVALVTGSGKGIGKVIAQRLASAGATVVVNSFHSRDEGERTAQEIVAAGGKALHVWGSVAQEEHLERLFTTIAERLGGLDFLVCNASNGMIGPFDRIAPRDWDKAFRTCVTGTYECAMRARPLMARRGGGVIVTMSTSMSQRYMYDLGCQGVVKAGVESLTRYLAAELAPEGIRTNCVSAGPVHGELLGMFPNAPGRVTRWEAATPGGQLCTADDVADVTELLLGPKTQRVNGAIWVVDGGLSATVDGLLPEGRPQANGHDLRALSALDS; encoded by the coding sequence ATGTCCCCGTCATCACGCCTGGGTTCCTTGTCGCATTCACACGTCCTGGAGCGGATTCGCCACTGCGCGGCGACTGTCACCCGGTATCCGCTCGACATCCTGACGCCCGAGGCGCAGTTGGAGGACGAGCTGGGAATCGACTCCGTGAAGCTCGCGGAGATTGCCGCCGTCGTCGCGCGTGAGTTCGGCCTCGCGGTGGAGAAGCTGCCTCGGGGCGCCAAGGCGCGGACCTTGAGCCTCATCGCCGAGCAGGTGGTGGCGCAGCTCGCGGACACGGCGCCCGCCCCCGTGCCCGCGGTGGTGGCCGTGGCTGCGTCCATTCCCGTCCCCGTGGCCGCGCCCATGGCCCCCCCGGTGGCCGGGCTTCCGTCGGACCTGGAGGCCCAGGTGCGCGCCGTGTTCGCCCGGGTGACGCGCTATCCGGAAGAGCTGCTGACGCCGGAGGCGGACCTGGAGGACGAGCTGGGCATCGACTCCGTCAAGCTGGCGGAGGTGCTGGCCGTGCTCGCCAAGGAGCTGCGCCTGGAGCTGGGGCCTCGGCCGTCGCGGCGGCTGCGCACGCTCTCCGCGGTGAGCGAGGAGATTCGTTCCCGCCAGGGGAGCCCGAGTGTGGCGCCCGTGGCGACGCAGGTGGCTCCGCCGCCGCCCGTCGTCGTCCGGCCGGCGCTTCCCTTTGAAGGGAAGGTGGCGCTCGTCACCGGCTCCGGGAAGGGGATTGGCAAGGTCATCGCCCAGCGGCTGGCCAGCGCGGGGGCGACGGTGGTGGTGAACTCGTTTCATTCCCGCGACGAGGGAGAGCGCACCGCGCAGGAGATTGTCGCCGCGGGGGGCAAGGCGCTGCACGTGTGGGGCTCCGTCGCGCAGGAGGAGCACCTGGAGCGGCTGTTCACCACCATCGCGGAGCGGCTGGGGGGCTTGGACTTCCTGGTGTGCAACGCGTCCAACGGGATGATTGGCCCGTTCGACCGCATCGCCCCGCGCGACTGGGACAAGGCGTTCCGCACGTGCGTCACGGGGACCTACGAGTGCGCCATGCGCGCCCGTCCCCTGATGGCGCGCCGTGGGGGCGGCGTCATCGTCACCATGTCGACCTCCATGTCGCAGCGGTACATGTATGACCTGGGCTGCCAGGGCGTGGTGAAGGCGGGCGTGGAGTCGCTCACGCGCTACCTGGCCGCGGAGCTCGCGCCGGAAGGCATCCGCACCAACTGCGTGTCGGCGGGCCCGGTGCATGGGGAGCTGCTGGGCATGTTCCCCAACGCGCCCGGGCGGGTGACGCGCTGGGAGGCCGCCACGCCGGGCGGGCAGCTCTGCACGGCGGATGACGTGGCGGACGTGACGGAGCTGCTCCTGGGCCCGAAGACGCAGCGGGTGAACGGGGCCATCTGGGTGGTGGACGGCGGGCTCTCCGCGACGGTGGACGGCCTGTTGCCGGAGGGGCGGCCGCAAGCCAACGGGCACGACCTGCGGGCGCTGAGTGCACTGGATTCCTGA
- a CDS encoding type I polyketide synthase: protein MGYFAVPYVIHFDDTMAYGSHHFLTNFKFQCAGREHLLFSPHFFEVPEFRRDFDRVLLLTHEGYSRNLSPANLGDRLVVFTSFEARGEVSLRFCFRTMKWDGTPVACGYQTVLCADKETGLLCPFPESFRPCLDSLAGIFEPEGAPSVRERALKGSAAAQELFPESLRALARQLLADPASLGTARIVELPGAAVAVAKAQPAWALPAGARAFLFAGQGSFEPELFVRLKALQPELREALAAVEVVARRHGFELGALLAARDAAEVGRALEQSPRLDQLGIFLSGVLGARWLARQGQAPDVFVGHSFGEIAALTAAGALDLSAGAEVVCLRIQALREVPDDLGTLAAIALGESETARALSECGAARLVVAGRNHAKQTVVAGPRAELERLRAHLEQRGQGFTFVVSRYPFHHRGLQPAAKVFREALARIATRPPEKPVYSPIERRVYTGAPGELAEALAAHLLKPFDFLGTIELLARAGCTRFLDCGTAGRLARIVQRILPESQTLEVRAISELLPAEAPTVTSAEVKPEDAAIAIVSLGCMFPGGAKDPDAYWRNIRQGVSGIVDPGLAEPTLVMDFMGPTGTPDRAYTLLAGAVRDEDLVAPPGMEPARFQKYVREQKLLAIALAQGVAGLEGLVARAPGRVQCLLGSTAEGSAEYDAALSVEAGESLLRAKGVSGAEVALLSQATREVLGVEARSSELAPHPTLQAVVEDVVGRGVSSVLLDAACASSLYAMALGMKSLQLGEVDLVLAGGVFSPGPGNSCLFSQFNGLSATGSRPFDARADGVIFGEGAGVVGLMRLPDALAAGLRVRAIVRGTGLSSDGRSSSANVPRVEGQVAAMNTCYSESGIDPATIQYLEAHGTATPAGDATELKSIARVFGGKRQGIQLASVKALIGHVGWAAGAASVIKLCKALEHRLIPRQSNFEKAGKELSALGTDFEVCVREQPWPENGEHPRRAATNGFGFGGTNAHLVLEEYRGGAVTGRSAKWADALVVVAAEGVYPDVLGVPRTSAPSQVGTRFDAGAYRPPSSVRLLPDITEDMDLTQGLALTAASALVQKLGNFEELRMGTAIVLGLEGKTRRGVEAIQRVLASSTRRKLRELVLRTPERAVLLPLAERLHDLVVGTLRPSGPYTLQGMMANVTPGRVAGALDVKGPNFVVDAGAASLAASLKAARGVLASGFELALVGGAHVLRPGAVSDESSLSEGVMLLAVTTAETAAKRGLKVLCQLQLSETRGPRDSAGVELPAHSAREGLEVLRAVQAAAEGNATTLRFRPDAASGARLEVRLTPVESARKVASLPEVAPPATLGHARTAEKVSSRSSSAALAGSSGGSIQEGPRVERAPGNADAAAQARTADGFDHAAVIGYHAPVLVAQPARATRSARLTGQRVLFIARDEVLAKELDEQARRLGAAEYQVVFAGASAGAGRIHGIDTSSEERAEAGLQALGFEPSLILAVHRLEAASSEARVVEDTALRHEALELLFLAARRSYEGLLAGNIELMSLCIGGVGLRRVLHPVTGLFSGMLKSIAREIPGRNVRAVATTWRPLGEAMELALTELGSEEEGGPSVEVCFDATARYVRRLRPTTTPATGDSRLDASSVVLLTGGGRGVTAVLAGALLKRYGCTVVLLGRSDPEGAPARVLQASDEQLSEVEREFYATELASKPGTRMPELRARFERHLAVRELRATLEGLSRLPGRMVYRVADVTRAEDVARVMDELVDEHGRLDLVVHGAGTQTSKKLNRRRLAELRTNLDTKLRGLQQLHSASASRFGPSVPFHVLTSAFSFIGNDGQADYGAANEALDRLCAWVSDRRTGTPWCSVGWLAWDGIGMTRGSEYRVLGASRKLRGIRAEEGEALFLQLIEGQPREAINVQLTESERTFYGLTLLPTAAPASPAPSKTVLKDLVVDAVQVPCLADHLVRGTPTLPGAWALDLMLRAALGDGRPELRTVSIEDVRFSRFIRVKPGGRQDLRAECTQLADEPGLLSVRVRLVGDIVHGSGRVLERDVVHAEARFTLSAQAPRGAPALDAATPSGRGLSAEDPHCARGGPIELRKMFDCLEDIRLEPSARFAKLGLPPRVEDAGATVPALVLDAALRLSAMHVNGVSDTVFAPVQFQRATFDRGLVSRPDAMPLRLSLKSLNPWSDGDTLHCGTVAAVDDAGCLRMLLEGGVARPMA, encoded by the coding sequence ATGGGCTACTTCGCTGTCCCGTACGTCATCCACTTCGATGACACGATGGCCTACGGGAGCCATCACTTCCTCACCAACTTCAAGTTCCAGTGCGCGGGCCGGGAGCACCTGCTCTTCAGTCCGCACTTCTTCGAGGTGCCGGAGTTCCGCCGCGACTTCGACCGGGTGCTCCTGCTCACGCACGAGGGGTACTCGCGCAACCTGTCGCCCGCGAACCTGGGCGACCGGCTGGTGGTGTTCACCTCGTTCGAGGCGCGGGGCGAGGTGTCGCTGCGCTTCTGCTTCCGGACGATGAAGTGGGACGGGACGCCCGTCGCCTGCGGCTACCAGACGGTGCTGTGCGCCGACAAGGAGACGGGGTTGCTCTGCCCGTTCCCCGAGTCGTTCCGCCCCTGCCTGGATTCGCTGGCGGGAATCTTCGAGCCCGAGGGGGCGCCCAGCGTCCGTGAGCGCGCGCTCAAGGGCAGCGCCGCGGCGCAGGAGCTGTTCCCGGAGTCGCTTCGGGCGCTGGCGAGACAGCTCCTCGCGGACCCGGCGTCGCTGGGGACCGCCCGCATCGTCGAGCTCCCAGGTGCCGCCGTGGCCGTGGCGAAGGCGCAGCCCGCGTGGGCGCTGCCAGCGGGGGCCCGAGCGTTCCTCTTCGCGGGGCAGGGCTCCTTCGAGCCCGAGCTGTTCGTGCGCCTGAAGGCGTTGCAGCCGGAGCTGCGCGAGGCGCTCGCGGCGGTGGAGGTCGTGGCGCGGCGTCATGGCTTCGAGCTGGGCGCGCTGCTCGCGGCGAGGGACGCGGCCGAGGTGGGACGCGCGCTAGAGCAGTCGCCCAGGTTGGACCAACTGGGCATCTTCCTGTCGGGGGTGTTGGGGGCGCGGTGGCTGGCGCGTCAGGGACAGGCTCCGGATGTCTTCGTGGGGCACAGCTTCGGAGAGATTGCCGCGCTGACGGCGGCCGGAGCGCTGGACCTGAGCGCGGGAGCGGAGGTGGTGTGCCTGCGCATCCAGGCGCTCCGGGAGGTGCCGGATGACCTGGGCACGCTGGCGGCCATTGCGCTGGGGGAGTCGGAGACGGCCCGTGCCCTGTCCGAGTGTGGCGCGGCGCGGTTGGTCGTCGCGGGGAGGAATCACGCGAAGCAGACGGTGGTCGCGGGGCCTCGCGCGGAGCTCGAGCGGCTCCGGGCGCACCTGGAGCAGCGAGGGCAGGGCTTCACCTTCGTGGTGAGCCGCTATCCGTTCCACCATCGAGGTCTTCAGCCCGCGGCGAAGGTATTTCGCGAGGCCCTGGCGCGCATCGCGACGAGGCCGCCCGAGAAGCCCGTCTATTCGCCCATCGAGCGGCGGGTCTACACGGGGGCTCCGGGAGAGCTGGCGGAGGCGCTCGCGGCGCACCTGCTCAAGCCGTTCGACTTCCTGGGCACCATCGAGCTGCTGGCGCGCGCGGGGTGCACGCGCTTCCTGGACTGCGGGACGGCGGGCCGACTGGCGCGCATCGTCCAGCGCATCCTCCCGGAGAGCCAGACGCTGGAGGTGAGGGCCATCTCCGAGCTGCTCCCCGCGGAGGCTCCGACGGTGACCTCCGCCGAGGTGAAGCCAGAGGACGCGGCGATTGCCATCGTGTCCCTGGGGTGCATGTTCCCGGGAGGAGCGAAGGACCCGGACGCCTACTGGCGCAACATCCGCCAGGGCGTCAGCGGCATCGTCGACCCGGGGCTGGCCGAGCCCACGCTGGTGATGGACTTCATGGGCCCCACGGGGACACCGGACCGGGCCTATACGCTGCTGGCGGGGGCTGTTCGGGATGAGGACCTGGTGGCTCCACCCGGAATGGAGCCGGCGCGCTTCCAGAAGTACGTGCGGGAGCAGAAGCTGCTGGCCATCGCCTTGGCGCAAGGCGTGGCGGGATTGGAGGGGCTCGTCGCGCGGGCACCCGGGCGCGTCCAGTGCTTGTTGGGGTCCACCGCGGAGGGCTCCGCCGAGTACGACGCCGCGCTGAGCGTGGAGGCGGGTGAGTCGCTCCTCCGCGCGAAGGGTGTGAGCGGCGCGGAGGTCGCGCTGCTGTCACAGGCGACGCGTGAGGTGTTGGGCGTCGAGGCGCGCTCCTCCGAGCTCGCGCCGCATCCGACGTTGCAGGCGGTGGTGGAGGACGTGGTGGGCCGGGGTGTCTCCTCGGTGTTGCTCGATGCCGCGTGTGCGTCGTCGCTGTACGCGATGGCGCTGGGGATGAAGTCGCTCCAGTTGGGGGAAGTGGACCTGGTGCTCGCGGGCGGGGTCTTCTCTCCGGGGCCTGGGAACAGTTGCCTCTTCTCCCAGTTCAACGGGCTCTCGGCGACGGGGAGCCGGCCGTTCGATGCGCGCGCCGATGGCGTCATCTTCGGCGAGGGCGCGGGAGTGGTCGGACTGATGCGGCTGCCGGACGCGCTCGCCGCGGGGCTCCGGGTTCGCGCCATCGTCCGAGGCACCGGGCTCTCCAGTGATGGGCGCAGCAGCTCCGCCAATGTCCCTCGAGTGGAGGGACAGGTGGCGGCGATGAACACCTGCTACTCGGAGTCGGGCATCGACCCGGCGACCATCCAGTACCTGGAAGCGCATGGCACGGCCACGCCCGCGGGAGACGCCACGGAGCTGAAGTCGATTGCACGTGTCTTCGGGGGAAAGCGCCAGGGCATCCAGCTCGCGAGCGTGAAGGCGCTGATTGGCCACGTGGGCTGGGCGGCGGGGGCCGCGTCGGTCATCAAGCTGTGCAAGGCGCTGGAGCACCGGCTCATTCCTCGGCAGTCGAACTTCGAGAAGGCGGGCAAGGAGCTGAGCGCGCTGGGCACGGACTTCGAGGTCTGCGTGCGCGAGCAGCCCTGGCCGGAGAATGGCGAGCACCCTCGGCGCGCCGCGACCAACGGCTTTGGGTTTGGCGGGACCAACGCGCACCTGGTGCTGGAGGAGTACCGGGGCGGGGCGGTGACGGGGCGGAGCGCGAAGTGGGCGGACGCCCTGGTCGTGGTGGCCGCCGAAGGGGTGTATCCCGATGTGCTCGGAGTGCCGAGGACGTCGGCGCCATCCCAGGTGGGGACGCGCTTCGATGCGGGGGCGTACCGGCCACCGTCCTCGGTGCGGCTGCTGCCGGACATCACCGAGGACATGGACCTCACGCAGGGGCTCGCGCTCACGGCCGCCAGTGCGCTCGTCCAGAAGCTCGGGAACTTCGAGGAGCTGCGGATGGGGACGGCCATCGTGCTTGGGCTCGAGGGCAAGACGCGGCGAGGCGTGGAGGCCATCCAGCGGGTGCTGGCGTCCTCGACGCGAAGGAAGCTCCGGGAGCTGGTGCTTCGCACGCCCGAGCGCGCCGTGCTGCTGCCGTTGGCGGAGCGTCTGCACGACCTGGTGGTGGGCACGCTGCGTCCTTCGGGGCCGTACACGCTCCAGGGGATGATGGCCAACGTGACGCCTGGGCGCGTGGCCGGGGCGCTGGATGTGAAGGGCCCGAACTTCGTGGTGGATGCGGGAGCGGCTTCGCTGGCTGCCTCGCTGAAGGCCGCCCGAGGTGTGTTGGCGTCCGGCTTCGAGCTGGCGCTCGTGGGAGGGGCGCACGTCCTCCGTCCGGGGGCTGTCTCGGATGAGTCCTCGCTCTCGGAAGGCGTGATGTTGCTGGCGGTGACCACCGCCGAGACGGCCGCGAAGCGGGGGCTGAAGGTGCTGTGCCAGCTGCAACTGTCGGAGACCCGGGGCCCGCGTGATTCGGCGGGGGTGGAGCTGCCGGCGCACTCGGCGAGAGAGGGCCTGGAGGTGTTGCGTGCCGTGCAGGCGGCGGCCGAGGGAAATGCCACCACGTTGCGCTTCCGCCCGGATGCCGCGAGCGGTGCACGTCTCGAGGTCCGGCTGACGCCGGTCGAGTCCGCGCGGAAGGTGGCCTCTCTGCCCGAGGTCGCTCCGCCAGCAACGCTGGGGCACGCGAGGACCGCGGAGAAGGTGTCCAGCCGCTCCAGCAGCGCGGCGCTGGCGGGCTCCTCTGGCGGCTCCATCCAGGAGGGGCCTCGCGTGGAGCGTGCTCCGGGCAACGCCGACGCAGCGGCACAGGCTCGGACCGCCGATGGCTTCGACCATGCCGCCGTCATTGGCTACCACGCCCCCGTGCTGGTCGCGCAGCCCGCTCGGGCGACGCGGTCGGCTCGACTCACGGGGCAGCGAGTCCTCTTCATCGCCCGGGACGAAGTCCTGGCGAAGGAGCTGGATGAACAGGCCCGACGCCTGGGGGCGGCCGAGTACCAGGTGGTCTTCGCCGGAGCCTCGGCGGGAGCGGGCCGGATTCACGGCATCGACACCTCGAGCGAGGAGCGCGCCGAAGCGGGCCTCCAGGCCCTGGGCTTCGAGCCGAGCCTCATCCTCGCGGTCCATCGTCTGGAGGCCGCGTCGAGCGAGGCCCGCGTCGTCGAGGACACGGCGCTGCGCCATGAAGCCCTGGAGTTGCTCTTCCTCGCGGCACGGCGCTCCTATGAGGGGCTGCTCGCTGGGAACATCGAGCTGATGAGCCTGTGCATCGGAGGCGTGGGGCTTCGTCGGGTCCTGCACCCGGTGACGGGGCTGTTCTCCGGGATGCTCAAGTCCATCGCGCGCGAAATCCCGGGGAGGAATGTCCGGGCCGTCGCGACCACCTGGCGTCCGCTCGGTGAGGCGATGGAACTGGCGCTCACGGAGCTGGGCTCGGAGGAGGAAGGAGGTCCCTCCGTCGAGGTCTGCTTCGACGCCACGGCACGCTACGTCCGCCGGCTCCGTCCCACCACGACGCCCGCCACGGGAGACTCACGGCTCGATGCGAGCTCCGTGGTCCTGCTGACGGGAGGAGGGCGAGGCGTCACCGCGGTCCTCGCCGGAGCGCTCCTGAAGCGCTACGGCTGCACGGTGGTCCTGCTGGGTCGAAGCGACCCGGAGGGCGCCCCCGCGAGAGTGCTTCAGGCTTCGGACGAGCAGCTCTCCGAGGTGGAGCGGGAGTTCTACGCCACGGAGCTGGCTTCGAAGCCGGGCACCCGCATGCCGGAGCTGCGAGCCCGCTTCGAGCGGCACCTCGCCGTGCGAGAGCTGCGCGCCACGCTCGAGGGGCTCTCCCGTCTGCCGGGACGCATGGTCTACCGCGTGGCGGATGTCACCCGCGCGGAGGACGTGGCGCGAGTGATGGATGAGCTGGTCGACGAGCACGGGCGGCTGGACCTGGTCGTCCACGGCGCCGGGACGCAGACCTCCAAGAAGCTGAACCGTCGGCGCCTCGCGGAGCTGCGAACGAACCTGGACACGAAGCTGCGAGGACTCCAGCAACTGCACTCGGCCAGCGCGAGCCGCTTCGGGCCGTCGGTGCCGTTCCATGTCCTCACGTCCGCGTTCAGCTTCATCGGGAATGACGGACAGGCGGACTACGGCGCGGCGAACGAGGCGCTGGACCGGCTCTGCGCCTGGGTGAGCGACCGCCGCACGGGGACGCCCTGGTGCAGCGTGGGCTGGCTCGCCTGGGATGGCATCGGCATGACCCGAGGCTCCGAGTACCGCGTGCTCGGAGCCAGCCGGAAGCTGCGAGGGATTCGCGCCGAGGAGGGCGAGGCGCTCTTCCTGCAACTCATCGAAGGCCAGCCGCGCGAAGCCATCAACGTGCAGCTCACCGAGAGCGAGCGGACGTTCTACGGCCTCACGTTGTTGCCGACGGCGGCGCCCGCGAGCCCCGCTCCCTCGAAGACGGTGCTCAAGGACCTGGTGGTGGACGCGGTCCAGGTGCCCTGCCTGGCGGACCACCTCGTCCGAGGGACGCCCACGCTGCCGGGTGCATGGGCGTTGGACCTGATGCTCCGAGCGGCGTTGGGAGACGGGCGGCCCGAGCTGCGCACCGTCTCCATCGAGGACGTCCGCTTCTCGCGCTTCATCCGGGTCAAGCCGGGAGGCCGCCAGGACCTGCGCGCGGAATGCACGCAGTTGGCCGACGAGCCCGGCCTCCTCAGCGTGAGGGTGAGGCTGGTTGGTGACATCGTCCACGGCTCGGGCCGGGTGCTCGAGCGCGACGTGGTCCACGCCGAGGCGCGCTTCACCCTGTCGGCGCAGGCGCCACGGGGGGCACCGGCCTTGGACGCGGCCACCCCTTCGGGGCGCGGGCTCTCCGCCGAGGACCCGCACTGCGCACGCGGAGGACCCATCGAGCTGCGGAAGATGTTCGACTGCCTGGAGGACATCCGCCTCGAGCCGTCGGCGCGCTTCGCGAAGCTGGGCCTCCCGCCGCGAGTGGAGGACGCGGGGGCCACCGTGCCCGCGCTCGTCCTCGACGCGGCCCTGCGGCTGAGCGCCATGCATGTGAATGGTGTGTCGGACACCGTCTTCGCGCCGGTCCAGTTCCAGCGAGCCACCTTCGACCGCGGACTGGTGTCGAGGCCCGACGCCATGCCGCTGCGGCTCTCGTTGAAGTCACTCAACCCATGGAGCGACGGAGACACCCTCCACTGCGGCACGGTCGCGGCGGTCGACGATGCGGGGTGCTTGCGGATGTTGCTCGAGGGCGGCGTCGCCCGGCCCATGGCCTGA
- a CDS encoding fatty acid desaturase family protein: MNSTALSTVSVSIDDPKHLRSELRRVLPPAAFEPQAHRGAIALALVPLILGGMAWVAWGGLPWWACLVIAFVLGQMVTCVGLAAHEALHHSVFRSRFWEDVIGWAGFSPFLVTPGNWRAWHVQAHHSAANIFERDPDILPRQPDLRTQWFARLFHAISPGSGTWLSYISFSFFFTGQGQAFLWHHINQPHLAHVRMNRLKERTLTLLLAVGWGALGWAMGPRGALYAILIPMVVANITLMIYIATNHWLLGASEDSDNPFVNTASVETHPLMNWAHLNFSYHQEHHIFPAMSPRFAPLLRKHLREINPEASLVYPHLHALRTLYSRPALYSPTDGSTLVGRDGSPSVTIEELRKRLEASGPMLS, from the coding sequence ATGAACTCCACTGCATTGTCGACGGTTTCAGTGTCCATCGATGACCCCAAGCACCTCCGCTCGGAGCTGCGCCGGGTGCTGCCTCCCGCGGCGTTCGAACCTCAAGCCCACCGAGGCGCCATCGCGCTGGCCCTGGTGCCGCTGATTCTGGGCGGGATGGCGTGGGTGGCGTGGGGAGGACTGCCCTGGTGGGCCTGCCTCGTCATCGCCTTCGTGCTGGGCCAGATGGTGACCTGCGTGGGGCTGGCGGCCCACGAGGCGCTGCACCACTCCGTCTTCCGCAGCCGGTTCTGGGAAGACGTCATTGGCTGGGCTGGCTTCAGTCCCTTCCTCGTGACGCCCGGCAACTGGCGGGCCTGGCATGTCCAGGCGCACCACAGCGCGGCGAACATCTTCGAGCGGGACCCGGACATCCTCCCGCGCCAACCCGACCTGCGCACCCAGTGGTTCGCCCGCTTGTTCCACGCGATATCGCCGGGCTCCGGGACGTGGCTCAGCTACATCAGCTTCAGCTTCTTCTTCACCGGACAGGGGCAGGCCTTCCTCTGGCACCACATCAACCAGCCCCACCTCGCGCACGTGCGCATGAACCGCCTGAAGGAGCGGACCCTCACGCTGCTGCTCGCGGTGGGGTGGGGCGCGCTGGGCTGGGCCATGGGGCCGAGGGGCGCGCTCTACGCGATTCTCATCCCCATGGTCGTCGCGAACATCACGTTGATGATCTACATCGCCACGAACCACTGGCTCCTGGGCGCCTCGGAGGACAGCGACAATCCCTTCGTGAACACGGCGAGCGTGGAGACCCATCCGTTGATGAACTGGGCCCACCTCAACTTCAGCTACCACCAGGAGCACCACATCTTCCCGGCGATGAGCCCTCGCTTCGCGCCCCTCCTGCGCAAGCACCTGCGCGAAATCAACCCCGAGGCCTCGCTCGTCTATCCGCACCTGCACGCCCTGCGCACGCTGTACTCGCGCCCGGCGCTGTACTCACCCACGGACGGGTCGACGCTGGTGGGGAGGGATGGCTCGCCGTCGGTGACCATCGAGGAGCTCCGCAAGCGGCTCGAAGCGTCGGGCCCGATGCTCTCCTGA
- a CDS encoding NADH:flavin oxidoreductase — protein MAGLFEPLELREGVVARNRIWLAPLTNMQSHADGTLSDDELHFLSRRASGGFGLVETCAAHVKQDGKAWPGELGVHDDAMLPGLTRLAATIHRDGALLSAQLFHGGLRADPSVSGLECWGPSAHRDEKSHCRAATEEDILGTVDAFASAARRCAQAGFDGVELHGAHGYVLSQFLSTVYNQRHDTWGGSLENRSRLLRETLTAVRRAAPSLVLAVRISPEDYGQAKGLDLDENLEVARMLADAGMDVLHLSLWRAALNTLKRPQEHAVTLFRRALPSRVKIVVAGAIWTREDAEAQLARGADAVALGRGAIANHDWPQRIHRGEDIHLAPVSEKVLLEGGASPRFVGYLRGWKNFVAP, from the coding sequence ATGGCAGGACTTTTCGAACCGCTGGAGCTCCGCGAGGGTGTCGTCGCGCGCAACCGCATCTGGCTGGCGCCGCTGACGAACATGCAGAGCCACGCCGATGGCACGCTGTCCGATGACGAGCTGCACTTCTTGTCCCGGCGCGCGTCGGGAGGCTTCGGCCTGGTGGAGACCTGCGCCGCGCACGTGAAGCAGGACGGCAAGGCCTGGCCTGGAGAGCTGGGCGTCCACGATGACGCGATGCTCCCGGGCTTGACGCGTCTGGCGGCGACGATTCACCGGGATGGAGCGCTGCTGTCCGCCCAGCTCTTTCACGGCGGGCTGCGAGCGGACCCCTCGGTCAGCGGTCTCGAATGCTGGGGGCCGAGCGCGCATCGCGACGAGAAGAGTCACTGCCGCGCGGCGACGGAGGAGGACATCCTCGGCACCGTGGACGCCTTCGCGAGCGCGGCGAGGCGATGCGCCCAGGCGGGCTTCGACGGCGTGGAGCTGCATGGGGCCCACGGCTACGTGCTGTCCCAGTTCCTGAGCACCGTCTACAACCAGCGCCACGACACATGGGGCGGCTCGCTGGAGAATCGCTCGCGGCTCCTGCGCGAGACGCTGACCGCCGTGCGCCGCGCCGCGCCATCCCTGGTGCTCGCCGTGCGCATCTCTCCGGAGGACTACGGACAGGCGAAGGGCTTGGACCTCGATGAGAACCTGGAGGTCGCCCGGATGCTCGCGGACGCGGGGATGGACGTCCTCCACCTGTCGCTGTGGCGCGCCGCGCTCAACACCCTCAAGCGCCCCCAGGAACATGCCGTGACGCTGTTCCGTCGGGCCCTGCCTTCGCGGGTGAAGATTGTCGTGGCCGGCGCCATCTGGACGCGGGAGGACGCGGAGGCCCAACTGGCACGAGGCGCGGATGCCGTGGCCCTGGGGCGCGGTGCCATCGCCAATCACGACTGGCCCCAGCGCATCCACCGTGGCGAAGACATCCACCTCGCGCCCGTCTCCGAGAAAGTCTTGCTCGAGGGCGGCGCGTCACCGCGCTTCGTGGGCTACCTGCGTGGCTGGAAGAACTTCGTCGCCCCCTGA
- a CDS encoding porin family protein has protein sequence MKSRTQWMLCSLSFALAASPALAEEGEDTDSSYSDDAGGSSEGGGFALGLRAGLGVPFGKFTSAESATTSNKVSDSFSAAIPLQLEAGYFFNPNIYVGAYFQYGILTLKEDCPDGLDCSASQLRFGANVAYHFQATPKIDPWVGLGIGYEIASQSTSATVGNAEIDLTANVKGLEFVSGQGGVDFRITPSFSVGPYVTYTLGQYSSISISGDDGNSESDDSTDIEEKAMHSWLYGGVRMQMRF, from the coding sequence ATGAAAAGCCGCACGCAGTGGATGTTGTGCTCCCTGTCTTTCGCTCTCGCCGCGTCGCCTGCCCTGGCGGAAGAGGGTGAGGACACCGACTCGAGCTATTCGGATGACGCGGGCGGGTCTTCGGAGGGCGGTGGCTTCGCGTTGGGCCTGCGCGCGGGCCTGGGTGTTCCGTTCGGCAAGTTCACGAGCGCGGAGAGCGCTACGACCAGCAACAAGGTCAGCGACTCCTTCTCGGCCGCCATTCCGCTGCAGTTGGAGGCGGGCTACTTCTTCAACCCGAACATCTATGTGGGTGCGTACTTCCAGTACGGCATCCTCACGCTCAAGGAGGACTGTCCGGACGGCCTGGACTGCAGCGCGAGCCAGCTCCGCTTTGGCGCCAACGTCGCCTACCACTTCCAGGCGACCCCGAAGATCGACCCCTGGGTGGGTCTGGGCATCGGCTACGAAATCGCCAGCCAGTCCACCTCGGCCACGGTGGGGAACGCGGAGATTGACCTGACGGCGAACGTCAAGGGCCTGGAGTTCGTCTCCGGCCAGGGCGGCGTCGACTTCCGCATCACGCCCTCGTTCTCCGTGGGCCCCTACGTGACGTACACGCTGGGTCAGTACTCCTCCATCTCCATCTCGGGCGACGACGGCAACTCCGAGTCCGATGATTCGACGGACATCGAGGAGAAGGCGATGCACTCCTGGCTGTACGGCGGCGTGCGGATGCAGATGCGCTTCTAG